Within the Salvia hispanica cultivar TCC Black 2014 chromosome 4, UniMelb_Shisp_WGS_1.0, whole genome shotgun sequence genome, the region ATCTCGAGGAGTAATTACACTTCTGAAAGAGGACCTGGAGGAGTGCTTCGTTGAAAAGAAAACTCAATTGAGGAGTATGTGGTTTGGGACAGGGTGTAAAAGATTATGACAATTGGCAACATGATAATAAGCAGGAAATTATGCTCTCATTACTAAGAGAACGATAAACATGCAGGAGAATTGGTTCAGAATTGAACACTTGCGTACAACTGAAAGGGGCCTAGAATTGGCTCGCAAATTGGGATTAGAAATGAGCGATGAATTATGTGATTCCACATCACCGCTCTATTTGTTGATTTCTCCCGACTCCTCTTTGTATGAATGGGCTTACGACTGAGTCATTAAGCTTTACAACACCTCCACGATTTCAATCTCAAACTCTTCCGGATTCGAATAGATAACATGGGAAGAAGAGGGGGATATAGGAGCCTCCGGTGAAGGCTGTAAACGAAGAGCTCCCAAGATTCAACTCTCCACCTCAAACTCTTATCGTGGATACTATAGACTGAAATCCAATCCTGCTACGCATCATGTTTGGGCATCTCTTATAGGGTTGGATCCAATATATGGCTAGGTGGGGTAAATGCCCCTcctatactcctatatatgaTAGTCATAAAATGCACACCGTATATATTtgtacaaattccaaactcgtcaacacaatatcagcATAATGTCTAACACAtcgtaaaatttcaagattctgatatcaacacagtgttgACACATTATTATCACAACATCCATCGTTGACATTaggttgatattttttgttgcagtTATTTTGCCATcagttgatattttctaacggtccagattataatttggagtttgtacaataagGACTCGTTTGATACAAAAGATGagatatgagaagatatgtaaaacaagataagaaatacgggcttcatgtcaagatatgcaaagatatgatttttttccgttgttgtttgatagaaaagaaattatctaaatttgtattgtatattaaataacatggcttaacttgaTAAATTGGTGAGATATATAAACAaggttaatgttataattttggtaagattagATAGGGTCCTGGTCTTATATTGGGCTTTGAGTTAAacttaactatgatatcaaacaattagaaatgttcatatataattctctatcttggtattactaacttatccAAAATTATGCAATTATCCCTTGTTGAgttctcaatttttttctcatattaataAGAGTCATAAAAGCTTCCCAAATTTGGTTAGCATACCAAAGTAGAATTTAGCTTGGAATATGACTACTCTTTCTAATTTCCTATtcgttattttatttctaaggATATTGAACTAATATCATTAAATGAATAGTGttcattaattgatttttttttgtttctaatataatgttttttttttggacatttTTGCATATATGGAGACTTTTATggttcttttctttatatacTAAGTAGATGATCCGGCTTCTGCAACCTCACCCAAGACCTCGCGATGAGATCCTTCGTAGATGATCCTCGCGATGAGATCCTCTACAAAACACAACATTTGTTGCTTTGCTTTAAACGCAGAAAATTATGAACAAAATGTTGACGTTTTACTAGTACTTtcattatgaattttttaaatatgttttacgttttaactaaaaattttgttgttgatttgCAAGATTccttttatgcatttaattatgaatttacgATTCAAAAACTTGCAGGGATATCTGTAAGATTTTAATTACAgatttgaaggagaaattattactactatcgTAAGATCATTAACTTTGagattttaaagaaaaaatattttaaaaaaatgataatagtaaataaaccaaagaaaaattgtaaaatagtGATGCAcaataaaactttaaaatatcataaaaaagcaaataagtAGAGCTTAGCTACAatcaaatgcataaaataaggaatcaTGCATATCTAGAATAATGGTTTagtaaagataaaaaaatatcataacgaaaagaaaaaaaaagtcagCGTTTTGTTCATAATTTTCTGCGTTTAGAGCACAACAAATGTTGTGTTTTGTTACACTGCAGAGGATCTCATCCCCAAGACCTCAATTATGTAGATGATACGGCTTCTGCAATCTCACCCAAGACCTCACGAGCATTTTACCAAGAGTCCAAGACCTCACTATTTATTTCACTAATGTCAACATTTTGGGATGTCGAttcttaaaataatgaaattacaaacttcgattataattttggtatttttcaaactttatattttgtgtgttactccctccgccctacaaagtttgtctcattttaccattttcatccgtctcaCAAAGTTTGTCCTACTTGGaatcttaccaaaaataaGCATTAAATACACCCCCAATCTCCTCAATGTGAGACTCTTATTCCTCTACACACTttcatttaatacaaagtcaaacaatttcttaaaattcgtgccagACCAAGTTGAGATAAACTTTGAAGGACTAgggaagtactccctccgtcacacaaaagatgtcacacttgtgggacggcacaagattttaggaggagttttgttttgtgtgttaaatggagagagaaaatataatttttatattcatgtgagagagaatttttttcaaaaaggaaaatgtgacatcttttgtgggacaaactaaaaaggaaagtatgaCAACTTTGAGggaggagggagtactattttttaagaCGGGTCAATAGCCATATTCAAATGACatagtacatgatttttatcCTAGTTGGCAACATAATTTGATGAGTTggcatctatatatatttaatggaCAATTAGTTTAATGTCAATGGAATTTGATGAGTTAGCATCTAAAAGAACGTTTGGTAGTGATATTAGAGCAAGTTGCAAGTTCTTATCCAGCTTCAGTCATGCATTTGGTATTCATATTTCAACCTATAAAATTAACCTATAATTTCGGCAGTTTGCACTAAcagatttgaaaattgaataaagattatagatgtcaatcgggctagCCTTACTCGGGTTGCGGGCTTATTGGACTGAAATTTTATCGATTAAGATTTACTCTCCTTGTCCCATTAGAATTGAAATGTTTTCccttttggattgtcccaataaaaatgaaacgtttcctaaaatggaatcaatactatctctactttttcttctcccatactttttttactctctcttcacacaaaacaacactgcataaaatcatATGCCGGGAACCAAATgttacatatttattgagacggagagaatataaccctaaccctaaataCCAGGTTTCGAGTTAGCCTATCGGGCTAATCAgaaatttatcttatttattcattcattttaaaaattcttaatttcttataaaatatacaaacatCTACATGCTTACCAAAATCAATATTGCgaataaaaatgtatttatcacaaattaaaaaaaaaaattaaaccataAGGTGGATATAAGAAAAAGTAGCAAATTCATTAGGCAACAAggtaatataattattttttaagcatttattatatagaaagtttggagttgaatttttcattttagtttggaACAATAAAAACTTTCGTCCATCTTTTGCATAAGGAAAAATGTAGAAAGATTAGTTTGAATGTAAGCGTGCgatacataaaatatgaaaaataagtaaaattgtGCAGCCCAGTGAGCCAGCCTGATTAGCCCGATTTCTAATCGAATTGTAGTATTTCAGCCCTAATcctctaatttatttttagcgGGCTAATCAGATAAGTCCACCGAGTTCGAGTTGAACTGACATCGCTAACCAAGATAATAACTAAGTTGTCTTCTATCTTTTCACTTTCAATTTATGCATACATATTATTGACCTTATTTTAGCTTCCAAAATTTAGcattgtatttattttgcacAATATAACTAGCATAAATCATGATATACAACATAGTCATCATTCTAAGTTTTTAACCTTGTTGTAACAATTACCATGGATAGTCTTCCAAACGAGCTCTAAGTTAAGGGACTAGTGATGCTCTATATTCTCTAAGACCACCCTCATCGGTCACTTTGAGATCGGAGGCAAACACACAAgacaaaatagaaagaaataaaaataaagtaaaaattaaataacccAACCCAACTTTCAATTTGGGGTCTTGTTAGCCGGCCCAACATAAAGTGGAGGGCAAAGGACACATGTCCATTTTCTATTGgctcaatatattattatttttactttttttatttgctattaattattgattaatcaCTACTTTTTTTATGTACATGTTTTAGAATGGtatactataaatatgaaatgcaaatattttagataatcacattttgaatattttgaacattgtgaatttatttaattattattatagggtagtgataaaatgcaaacttatatattgtacaaactcaaaacttctCAACACAgctttcaatacaatatcaacacaaagtgtataattttaagattttaatgtcaatacggtatcaacacaatatcaacacagtgtataattttaagattttaatgtcaatacagtatcaacacaatagcaacacaacatcaatcattgactaccgttgaaattctgttgttgacattttcatgctgatgttttattgtgatctgttgacattttcaatggtccagatcatagttttgagtttgtacaatatttagagttttcatttgatcacatccctgtaattatatttgtcttaatatatcatttcaaaactcatgtgaattattcttcCAAACATTCATGTGAGCCCCTCTTGTGAAAAATTCACGTGAACtagttcattttatttatgaataattattattttttattatttctttattatttgcTACTCCCcccgttccatattaatagagtcatttttctatttcggaaagtttcaagttaattgagtcatttctatttttggcaaaacgtaactctctctcttacttttttctctcttcaaacTTTATTCACCATCCATGTAACACACCATTCTTAAACTCTgtgtcgaaaagaaatgcctgTATTAACATGGAATGGagtgagtatttttttattatccgACTAAGCATGCAAAACTCTtcacaaacaaaattattatatgatgCCACTGAGTTTTTTCAAGATACGCATACAAGAGTACATGAAGAAAATGTTGAAGCTTTTTGCTATTCCACTCAACGGATCGGGAGCTTGTCATCATATATGACTAATCGAGCTCAACTCCGCAATAGAGAAGCTCATATTGCTCTTCGAGAAGATTTGATTGAGCACATTTGGATTAAATTTGGCACAAACAACTAAATATGTGCTAATGTTTATCTTGTTTAAGCTAGggttttttttcactcttcatttgtattttggtttgtttatttctattatcgtattatattttttaacgtgtataatttaatattatattgtgctttaattatttgaatatctaatattttctgttttaaacTTAACtcatatacttttttattataatttttagatattatataatatatttaaattaattataaatcaaaattttaatactacaatatataaaaaagaaaatatttaattgggtTGGGTTGAGTTGGATTGGGGTCATTGATGGAAGTAAAAAAGTTGATGGGTGTTGAATTGAGTGAGAGTTGTGTACGTGGAGGATAGagaatgaatattttattaaaaagttgatTGGGGTTGGGTTGGGTGAAGGTCACGATGGAGATAGTCTAAGGTCGCAAAGAAGTTCTCTATATAAGGTGGAAGAATAGATGGTGTGCACGATTTGTTTCAGGTAAAATTTATCTCagtgagataaaaaaaaatgtggaaaaagaagagaatgaTTCGACGCTAGAGGCCTGTAATTTAGGTACAACAGTGACGTGCACCTGCACTTAATACTGGAAGAGATAATTAACAATCAGATGTAAGAGATGATAGAAGAAGtaacaaatcaaatcattACAAACATACATAGTTACATACGGCCCTAGATGCCTGTAAATTGAAATCTAGGTTCAAGTAATGTGCTGAAAAAGCAAGAACTGGAATAACCATAACAGATATAGTAAGGTTGTATACATATGAATATAGTGAAAAATCAATCACGCCAATCCCTTTTTACACATACCAACAAATATCATATTCTACTCTATCATATAAATTGttattcatcatcatcatcatcgtcataATCATCATCTTGTATTGTGCAGATGTGTTGCAATATAGTATCAAGTATTCTTCCAgatcaaaaattataaacttgaAGCAGCATCGCTAGCTTGTGCCAAACTACCGCCTTAAGGTCTCCACTATATAATCTGCATACAAATCCCTGCACCACACAAGCCACTGTATCCCATCAAAATGGTGAAATACTTGATAATGAACTGGAAATGTTTGCTATAATCAACATCTTGACTCAAGTTTATGCGTAGCTCTGTGAAAAAGAATTGACAAAGCACTAAACATTATCAAATATACTTTTAGAGTTCTCTGTTTCCAGGAAGAAGCAAATGCAGCTTCAATCTGCAACTTAACTAAAGTGGGGAGGAGCACTCACATGGAAGATTGGACTGCTTCATAAGCTGCTGTGGCTGGAAGAAAGTCATCGACTGCAACATccttgttttcatttttcttgtctAATGGAGTTACCAGTTAAGATAACAACACGAAGTAAACCACTCAAATTTAAGTAGCAAAAAGCAGAAGCTTTTTGTTTAagcagaaaaagaaaaaacaaataaacaaacagAGTTAGCATAATCTTTTCTCAAAAGGATACAGTCTTCGAAAAAACGGCGAATTTCAGCCAATCGGTGGGGAGGAAGCTCACTGATGTCTGTGTAATGCTGATATTCGGGATCATCAGCACAGACAGCAATTATCTTGTCATCTTTCTCACCCTGTTGCACTTATCAAGTCAGTAAATCCTTTCCTGAATACTGAGATAAATGTGGTCTAAGGACGGTAAAGTAACTGTACCTGATCAATCATGGGCATGAGACCTATTGCTTTGGCCCTTAGAAAGCACCCTGGAATGACAGGTTCCTGAATATATGTTCATGCAGAATTAGTGCACATCACAATCACTTTTAGAACGAAAATTTGTTCTTGAAAGCCTTAACTCCAAGTATCATCATGTCACCAAAATATGCTGGGTTTACCTGCATAATGACCAATACATCGAGTGGGTCATCGTCTTCACAGAGAGTACGAGGGATGAAGCCGTAGTTATGGGGGTACACAACAGATGAGTAAAGAACACGATCAACCTGTAGGTGCAAACAAATTTACAGTTAATGATTAACCCAAACATATCTTGCTTTACAATATACTAAATCTCATACCTTGATTAGACCAGTTTTCTTGTCAAGTTCATATTTCACCTTACTTCCCTTACTTATTTCAACCACCTGCAGTGATGATGCTTGTTAACACagtaaaacaaagaaaaaatcgGACAGTCtcatattaaaaagaaatggcaaactacaaaaattatataatcatGCCAAAGAAGCAACCACAAGAACATAAAGCAGCTATCCATATAGCCAGGGATGGATGTAATGTATTATTAggtggggcaaatgcccctcctcaaatatattgatatatactattttatttaataattttgcaaaatttgtaaaatttctttatatttgcCCCTTTTTAAATTCTCAAATTCTCTTGTACATATAATTTTGCCCCCTTCCATTTACATTCCTGGATCCGTCCCTGCATATAGCACCAGAAGGATATTAATATATCCAGATGATACACTCTGAAActtaattactagtagtaaatAGTAAATGTGTGACTGTGGTCTGACTATGTTGATGCTTAACCAGCAGATTGAGTGTACTGCCCGTGCTGGGACAATAATTATGTTATGGTTTATTGAGACAATAGAAGTAAGTGGTAGTTAGGAtatactttactaattttatgcaAGGCGACtagaagaataaataaaatgtgatggaAACATCCAAAGGGTTAAGGGAGTgtcaatattaaatataatcagcccaaattaaagaaaaaggatTAATAGCAAAGCAAGATAATGTTTCTGGGGAAAGTGGAACtaagtataatttttcaagCTAATAAGAGTGGTGATGGGGATTGGAACAATATAAAGAGAAGGGAGAATTCTCAAATAGCTATTCAATTGTCCACTGATGGCAGCAAATTCAGTTGGCCTCATCAGAGTTAAGTATTTTTTCTCTACTGGTTCACcaataacaaacaaataaaatgaaaatgaactcTCGGGGAGATATCAGAAGGTTTGTAGTTTGGATTCTAATCAGATGGAAGCTCATTCAGTGTTCTCATCTAAAAACTATCATTTCCATTTGGGAATGTATTACCAACTTTGATAGAGAAATTCATAGGTTTCAGTTAAATGTCCATCTTCTCAAATTTCTTTAGGACTATTTAAGAATGAGAAGGTAAAAGAAAGTCAGCATCTTACACAGTTGAAGATAATTGGTGCGCCAGGTCCTACATCGGCAAGAATGGGAAAACAgattaaatttaacaaatctAATTGAGTAGTGACAAATATGGTAGAACAGATAGTCAAGATATGTACCAATCTCAAGATCATGCCAGGGATGAGCAGCAACACTTTTCCTCGTCATGGAAGAGAGTATCCTTTCGTTAAGAGGCGCATGTGATGCCTTCTGGACGTCAGGAGATTTGCTGGAAATTGCAATTGGTGGAGCCATAACTGGAAGTTGCATAACATGAAACTGATTAACATAAGCTAACAGGCTAGATAAAGAGTTTACTACAACTCTGAAGTTGATCACATTCACTGTTGGTCTACTGAGATCAGGAAAGTTTGTGCTTAAGTTTTCGGCAAACGAAATGAACAAGATCTACCAAAAAAGTTTATCTAACTACCAGGCCACTTACTGCACACGTAGCTGACATATACTATTTACTAAAACACAAACTATTAGTATAACATCAAGAacttatatttaaattgagagcAAAACATACACCTAAAAGCAACTGCACTCATGTGATTCATTCAAGCGACCTTTCCAACAGATTGGAATGACAAATCATATGATTTAAAAGTCTTGCAGACTGTGTAGCTTTAGAATGATTCAGAATTATGTGCTGACAAAAACTTTACAATAGATTCACTGATAAACCGTTAATTCATGCCTTCTTTAGTTTCTCAATTAAATCCTGCACTATGGAACTAGGAGTGCATCATATCCTCAACATAGATTGTCTAACAAAATCAGACAAATTAGCTTCTAGTTATCACAAATGACATTTCAATCTCAAGACATGTTTCATCTTTGATTGGGGACAACCATCTATCTTAAAAAggaatctaaaaaaaatagaagtccCAGCCacttccattttttcatttataattctAGGAAAGAAACATTCAGCCAAACCTGATAAAACCTTACAAGGGCAGACTATTATACACAAGCGTACCACAACAGCCACACAAAGGCAAAACAGGCGGAACAGAGTGCAACTGTATAGTTGACTGACTCCATTCCgataattgagaattgagatcgATTAACAAACTATATCCATCATTTTTAGATACAGTAAAGATGAACTTATCCTAAATCGCAATCACAGCTCAGATCCAAGCTCTTCTAATACATACTAGCAGAATGCTGTTTAGTGCACAAACTAACATAATGCGTGTAGCATACACACGAAAAAGGCAGCAACAGATTCATGTTTAGCAAACGATTATAACGAGCATCAAATTAGAGAAGGATGAAATAGAAAGAGCATGC harbors:
- the LOC125218189 gene encoding soluble inorganic pyrophosphatase 4 isoform X1, giving the protein MLGDGVVHEAIPVMAPPIAISSKSPDVQKASHAPLNERILSSMTRKSVAAHPWHDLEIGPGAPIIFNCVVEISKGSKVKYELDKKTGLIKVDRVLYSSVVYPHNYGFIPRTLCEDDDPLDVLVIMQEPVIPGCFLRAKAIGLMPMIDQGEKDDKIIAVCADDPEYQHYTDISELPPHRLAEIRRFFEDYKKNENKDVAVDDFLPATAAYEAVQSSMDLYADYIVETLRR
- the LOC125218189 gene encoding soluble inorganic pyrophosphatase 4 isoform X2 yields the protein MAPPIAISSKSPDVQKASHAPLNERILSSMTRKSVAAHPWHDLEIGPGAPIIFNCVVEISKGSKVKYELDKKTGLIKVDRVLYSSVVYPHNYGFIPRTLCEDDDPLDVLVIMQEPVIPGCFLRAKAIGLMPMIDQGEKDDKIIAVCADDPEYQHYTDISELPPHRLAEIRRFFEDYKKNENKDVAVDDFLPATAAYEAVQSSMDLYADYIVETLRR